The genomic stretch CGTTTGACCATCCGTCGACCGGTGAGCGCTTGAGCTTCGAGTCGCCGCTCCCCGCGGATCTCGCCGCGGTGCTGGACGAGTTGCGGGGTTGCTGAGTCGGCGTGCGCAGATCAACCCCGCTTCGGGCCGCGGTGCCGGCGTTGCTGATCGCTTGCGTCTTTCTCGTCTCGGCATGCGGCTCCGGCACAGGTTCATCAGGGGCGGCCGGTACGACGACGACCACCACCCTCGCTGCGCCTACAGCGACCGTGCGATTCGGGTACATAGGAACCTTGAGCGGCCCCACCGGTTACCTGGGCACCGCTATTCAAGATGGCGAGAAGTTGGCCATCAGCCAGTTCGACGCGGTCAACCCGCCCGTGGGAGTCGCACTGGACAGCGTCGACACGGCCGGCGGTGCGAACCGGGCGCGCAGCGGTGCGCTGCGGTTGGTCTCCGACAGGGTCGTCGCTGTGATCGGCCCGACATCCGGCGCAGCGGCCAGTGCAGCGGACCCGGTCTTCGAGCTGGCGGGAATTCCGAGCATCACGGTTTCGGCGGCCGAGGTGTCGTTGGCTCAGCACCGGTGGAGGTTCTTCCACCGGCTGGTCCCCGACGATTCCGCCCAGGGCCGGGCGGACGGCGGCTACCTCGTGAATTCCCTCCACGCCGCAACCGTGGCCGTGATCGACGATTCGACGGGCCCGTCGCGTGAACTGTCGGTATCGACCGCGCAGGCCGTCACCTCCGCGGGGGCGAGGGTGGTCTACACCGGTCACCTCGACGGGCGGAGCACCGACCTGGTGTCTCTCGCGAACGGCGTTCTGGCAGTGTCACCCAACGCTGTCTTCTTCGCCGGCTCGCCGTCCGATGCAGCGCGGGTGATCAGCCGTCTCCGCGCCGGTGGCTACACCGGTAAGTTCATGCTCGGTGGGTCCGACGGCACCAGGCTGGTCGCAGACGCCGGCGTATCCGCTGAAGGGTCTTACGTGGCGTGCGCCTGCGCGAGCACAGCCGAGAACGGCGGCGCGCAGGCCTTCAACGCCGCTTTTCTCGCCCAGTTCGGGACCAGCCCGGGCCCCTACGCCGCCGAGGCCTACGACGCGACCAATGCGATCCTGCAAGCGATCCAATCG from Acidimicrobiales bacterium encodes the following:
- a CDS encoding branched-chain amino acid ABC transporter substrate-binding protein; amino-acid sequence: MRRSTPLRAAVPALLIACVFLVSACGSGTGSSGAAGTTTTTTLAAPTATVRFGYIGTLSGPTGYLGTAIQDGEKLAISQFDAVNPPVGVALDSVDTAGGANRARSGALRLVSDRVVAVIGPTSGAAASAADPVFELAGIPSITVSAAEVSLAQHRWRFFHRLVPDDSAQGRADGGYLVNSLHAATVAVIDDSTGPSRELSVSTAQAVTSAGARVVYTGHLDGRSTDLVSLANGVLAVSPNAVFFAGSPSDAARVISRLRAGGYTGKFMLGGSDGTRLVADAGVSAEGSYVACACASTAENGGAQAFNAAFLAQFGTSPGPYAAEAYDATNAILQAIQSGRLSPAAINHFLASIDYAGITRTVKFQPDGNWAGDNVYVYRVQSGQLAEVSPAG